A window from Urocitellus parryii isolate mUroPar1 chromosome 1, mUroPar1.hap1, whole genome shotgun sequence encodes these proteins:
- the LOC144253306 gene encoding intestinal-type alkaline phosphatase-like — translation MQGAQALLLLLGLRLQLAHGVIPVEEENPAFWNQKATEALDAAKKLKPLQTSAKNLIMFLGDGMGVPTVTATRILKGQVQGNLGPETPLAMDHFPYMALSKTYNVDRQVPDSAGTATAYLCGVKGNYGTIGLSAAARLSQCNTTRGNEVMSVMYRAKQAGKSVGVVTTTTVQHASPAGTYAHTVNRNWYSDANMPASALQEGCQDIATQLISNMDIDVILGGGRKFMFPMGTPDPEYPSDTTQNGTRRDGRNLVQEWLAKHQGARYVWNREQLTQASQDPAVTHLMGLFEPGHLKYEINRDRAQDPSLVEMTEVALVLLSRNPRGFYLFVEGGRIDHAHHAGTAYVALTEAVMFDSAIDTAGQLTSDQDTLTLVTADHSHVFSFGGYTLRGSSIFGLAPLKAQDGKSYTSILYGNGPGYVPNSTCNRPDVTEDESGAPTYKQQAAVPLSSETHGGEDVAVFARGPQAHLVHGVQEQNYIAHVMAFAACLEPYEACDLASPTLQSTPAGSSSAAASLSLTLLLGTLLQLL, via the exons ATGCAGGGAGCCCaggcgctgctgctgctgctgggcctgAGGCTACAGCTGGCCCATGGTGTCATCCCAG TGGAGGAGGAGAATCCAGCCTTCTGGAACCAGAAAGCCACCGAGGCCCTGGATGCCGCCAAGAAGCTAAAGCCCCTTCAGACCTCAGCCAAGAACCTCATCATGTTCCTGGGGGACG GGATGGGCGTGCCCACGGTGACAGCCACCCGGATCCTAAAGGGACAGGTGCAAGGCAATCTGGGGCCCGAGACGCCCCTGGCCATGGACCACTTCCCATATATGGCTCTGTCCAAG ACATACAACGTGGACAGACAGGTGCCAGATAGCGCTGGCACCGCTACAGCCTACCTGTGTGGGGTCAAGGGCAACTATGGAACCATTGGCTTGAGTGCGGCCGCCCGCCTTAGCCAGTGCAACACAACACGAGGCAACGAGGTCATGTCTGTGATGTACCGGGCCAAGCAAGCAG GGAAGTCCGTGGGAGTGGTGACCACCACCACGGTGCAGCATGCCTCGCCAGCTGGCACATATGCACACACGGTGAACCGCAACTGGTACTCAGATGCAAACATGCCAGCCTCGGCGCTGCAGGAGGGCTGCCAGGACATCGCCACGCAGCTCATCTCCAATATGGACATTGAC GTGATCCTCGGCGGGGGCAGAAAGTTCATGTTTCCCATGGGCACCCCAGACCCCGAGTACCCAAGTGACACCACCCAGAATGGAACCAGGCGGGATGGACGCAACCTGGTGCAGGAATGGCTGGCAAAGCACCAG GGGGCTCGGTATGTGTGGAACCGCGAGCAGCTCACCCAGGCGTCCCAGGACCCAGCAGTGACGCACCTCATGG GCCTCTTCGAACCTGGACACTTGAAATATGAAATCAACAGGGATCGAGCGCAGGACCCCTCCCTGGTGGAGATGACAGAGGTGGCCCTGGTTCTGCTGAGCAGGAACCCCCGCGGCTTCTACCTCTTCGTGGAAG GGGGCCGCATCGACCACGCGCACCACGCGGGAACCGCTTATGTGGCTCTGACGGAGGCGGTCATGTTCGACTCTGCCATCGACACGGCCGGCCAGCTCACCAGCGACCAGGACACGCTGACCCTCGTCACCGCCGACCACTCCCACGTCTTCTCGTTTGGCGGCTACACGCTGCGGGGCAGCTCCATCTTCG GGCTGGCCCCGCTCAAGGCCCAGGACGGAAAGTCTTACACGTCCATCCTGTATGGCAATGGCCCGGGCTACGTGCCGAACTCTACGTGCAACCGACCCGATGTCACGGAGGATGAGAGCG GTGCCCCCACCTACAAGCAGCAGGCGGCTGTGCCTCTGTCGTCGGAGACGCACGGAGGCGAGGACGTGGCGGTGTTCGCGCGTGGCCCGCAGGCGCACCTGGTGCACGGGGTGCAGGAGCAGAACTACATCGCTCATGTCATGGCCTTTGCCGCCTGCCTGGAGCCCTATGAGGCCTGCGACCTGGCCTCCCCGACCCTCCAGAGCACCCCTGCGGGTTCCAGCTCTGCTGCAGCCTCATTGTCGCTGACGCTGCTGCTTGGGACGCTGCTGCAGCTGCTGTAG
- the LOC144253305 gene encoding intestinal-type alkaline phosphatase-like, translated as MQGAPVLLLLLLLLSLRLQLAHGVIPVEEQNPAFWNQKATEALDAAKKLKPIQTSAKNLIMFLGDGMGVPTVTATRILKGQVQGKLGPETPLAMDHFPYMALSKTYNVDRQVPDSAGTATAFLCGVKANYKTIGLSAAARFDQCNTTRGNEVMSVMYRAKQAGKSVGVVTTTTVQHASPAGTYAHTVNRNWYSDANMPASALQEGCQDIATQLISNMDIDVILGGGRKFMFPMGTPDPEYPSDTTQNGTRRDGRNLVQEWLAKHQGARYVWNREQLIQASQDPAVTHLMGLFEPGHLKYEINRDRAQDPSLEEMTEVALVLLSRNPRGFYLFVEGGRIDHGHHAGTAFLALTEAVMFDSAIDTAGQLTSDQDTLTLVTADHSHVFSFGGYTLRGSSIFGLAPLKAQDGKSYTSILYGNGPGYMLKSGNRPKVTEVESGAPTYKQQAAVPLSSETHGGEDVAVFARGPQAHLVHGVQEQNYIAHVMAFAACLEPYEACGLAPPVGQSSAVGHRPVATIVLLPFWLLLLLRIMP; from the exons ATGCAGGGAGCCCCggtgcttctgctgctgctgctgctgctgagcctGAGACTACAGCTGGCCCATGGTGTCATCCCAG TGGAGGAGCAGAATCCAGCTTTCTGGAACCAAAAAGCCACCGAGGCCCTGGATGCCGCCAAGAAGCTGAAGCCCATTCAGACCTCAGCCAAGAACCTCATCATGTTCCTGGGGGACG GGATGGGCGTGCCCACGGTGACAGCCACCCGGATCCTAAAGGGACAGGTGCAAGGCAAGCTAGGTCCCGAGACACCCCTGGCCATGGACCACTTCCCATATATGGCTCTGTCCAAG ACATACAACGTGGACAGACAGGTGCCAGATAGCGCTGGCACCGCCACAGCCTTCCTGTGTGGGGTCAAGGCCAACTACAAGACCATTGGTTTGAGTGCAGCTGCCCGCTTTGACCAGTGCAACACAACACGAGGCAATGAGGTCATGTCTGTGATGTACCGGGCCAAGCAAGCAG GGAAGTCCGTGGGAGTGGTGACCACCACCACGGTGCAGCATGCCTCGCCAGCTGGCACATATGCACACACGGTGAACCGCAACTGGTACTCAGATGCAAACATGCCAGCCTCGGCGCTGCAGGAGGGCTGCCAGGACATCGCCACGCAGCTCATCTCCAATATGGACATTGAC GTGATCCTCGGCGGGGGCAGAAAGTTCATGTTTCCCATGGGCACCCCAGACCCCGAGTACCCAAGTGACACCACCCAGAATGGAACCAGGCGGGATGGACGCAACCTGGTGCAGGAATGGCTGGCAAAGCACCAG GGGGCTCGGTATGTGTGGAACCGCGAGCAGCTCATCCAGGCGTCCCAGGACCCAGCAGTGACGCACCTCATGG GCCTCTTCGAACCTGGACACTTGAAATATGAAATCAACAGGGATCGAGCGCAGGACCCCTCCCTGGAGGAGATGACAGAGGTGGCCCTGGTTCTGCTGAGCAGGAACCCCCGCGGCTTCTACCTCTTCGTGGAAG GGGGCCGCATCGACCACGGGCACCACGCGGGAACCGCTTTCCTGGCTCTGACGGAGGCGGTCATGTTCGACTCTGCCATCGACACGGCCGGCCAGCTCACCAGCGACCAGGACACGCTGACCCTCGTCACCGCCGACCACTCCCACGTCTTCTCCTTTGGCGGCTACACGCTGCGGGGCAGCTCCATCTTTG GGCTGGCCCCCCTCAAGGCCCAGGACGGCAAGTCTTACACGTCCATCCTGTATGGCAATGGCCCGGGCTACATGCTGAAGTCTGGCAACCGACCCAAGGTCACGGAGGTTGAGAGTG GTGCCCCCACCTACAAGCAGCAGGCGGCTGTGCCTCTGTCGTCGGAGACGCACGGAGGCGAGGACGTGGCGGTGTTTGCACGCGGCCCGCAGGCGCACCTGGTGCACGGGGTGCAGGAGCAGAACTACATTGCTCATGTCATGGCCTTCGCAGCCTGCCTGGAGCCCTATGAGGCCTGCGGCCTGGCGCCCCCAGTAGGCCAGAGCAGTGCTGTGGGTCACCGCCCTGTCGCCACCATAGTGTTGCTGCCCTTTTGGTTGCTGCTGTTGCTGAGGATTATGCCCTGA